CCATGGTACTGAATTTTCCGTTTCGACGACGATAATTAATGATGCTGTCGGCAATAACCGATCCGATTTTGGGAAGCGACATCAATTCTTCTTTCGATGCAGTGTTCACTTTGACGGGGCGATTAATTACTACCGCTTTTTTACTTGTTGATTTCTTGTGCGATTTTGACACTTCTTTCGAACCGCTTGCGGCATAAAGAGAATCGATATGTTCCGACATTTCCCGAAACTGACGCGTTTCACTTGTCTGACGCTTTATCATCGTTTCATCGGATTTCCCCGTTTTAACTTTGTAGAAGTGAATCACAGTACCTATGAGAAAAAACAAAACTAAAAACTGAATTACCAATCGCTCTTGGCGTGTCAAATTTAGCATTTTTATCTTAAAATGAAAAAACTATAAATAAAAATTTTCCTCATCAATCACGTATCAATATCGAATCTTACTATACCGAGACTCTTTATGGATTTTTTTCATCTCAAACCGACCAATTTCCCTGTACATTTCTTTCTCTTTTTCCGTCAAATTATCAGGTACCCGTATCTGAATGCGCACGATCTGATCGCCTCGTCCCGAGTGATTGAGATGCGGAATTCCTTTATGTTTCAATCTGAGCAATTTTCCCGGTTGTGTTCCCGATGGAATCATCAGATTAACGCGACCGCTCAACGTTGGTACTTCGATTTCTGCCCCCAAAACGGCTTCAGATGGGAGAATCCAGAGATCAATCAGCACATCGTCTTCATTTCGGATAAAAAACTCATGCGGTTTTTCTTCAAATATAACGATTAGGTCACCGTTAACACCTTTTCGATAGCCGGCGTTTCCTCCACCATGAATCGTTTTATAATTTCCGGTGCTGACGCCCGCCGGAATCTCAATTGAAATTTCCTTAGTCTCCTTAATTCTTCCCTCGCCGCCACAGACTGGACATCGATGCTCAATGATAGTTCCTTCGCCTCGGCAGTTGGAACATGGCCGGACGTTTACCATTTGTCCAAAGATCGATCGGGAAATTTCACGAATTTCACCGGTTCCTTTACAAACCGGACAGGTCTGTCGCGAGGTGCCTGGTTTTGCGCCGGTTCCGCCACACTGCTCGCAGATTTCTAATCGTTTGATTTTAATCTTTTTGTTGACACCCGTGTTGATCTCTTCCAATGTCAGCGGAATTTTAATTTTCAGATCGCTTCCGGATTGAGAAGACGAGCGTCGGCTGTGACGATCTCCACCACCGAAAAAATCGTCAAATCCGCCGAAGCCACCGAAACCTTCCATAAAAGTTCTTAGCGCATCGGAAAGATCAAAACCATACGCACCGCCAAATCCACTGCCTTTCAAACCATCTTCACCATACTGATCATACATTTTCCGTTTTTCAGGATCAGTCAAGACCGAATAGGCTTCAGCCGCAACTTTGAATTTTTCTTCTGCTTCCTTGTTTCCAGGGTTCTTGTCCGGATGATATTTCATCGCGATTTGCCGATACGCCTTTTTGATTTCATCCGGCGTCGCACTGCGGTTCACTCCCAGAATTTCGTAATAGTCTCGCGCCATATCTACTTACTCACCACAACCTTGGCGTATCGCAACACGCGTTGTTTAAAATTGTATCCTTTCTCAAATTCTTCGATCACCATATCCGGTTTAGCATCCTTTTCCTCGCGCGCCATCACAGCATGATGAATATCCGGATTGAATGACTGGTTTAGCGAATCGATTGGCTGAACACCAAGATCGGAAAGAATTTTCTGAAATTTTTTATAGATCAGTTCAAGACCGTCTTGCATAGATTGAGTTGTCATATTTTCCGTTTCCGCCTTAGCCTTAATGGAACGTTCGAGATCATCCAGAACTGGAAGAATGTTTCGGAGAATATCTTCACCGGCATATTCGATAATCTGTCCAATTTCTTTTTCCTGGCGTTTCCGAAAATTATCAAATTCTGCGGCGAGTCTCAGATATTTGTCCTTCGATTCAGCCAACTCTTTTGCCCTATCTTCGAGATCACGGGAAAGCGTCTCGATTTGTTTGTTTAATTCCTCTATTTTTTGTTCCGCTTCTTTTAGCGCTTTCTTCCGATGTTTTTCTTTATCAATCGGTGTTACCTGTTCGGTCGATTGTTGCTCGTCCATTTTACCTCTTCTCATTCATTATTGTTGTCACCTGATCCGCCATGAATTCTACCAGCGGGATCGTCTGCAGATAATTCATCCGCTTGGGACCTAACAAGGCAACCAATCCTGTAGCGTCGCCAATGTAATAGTCCTTCGTGATCACCGAGAAATCAAATAGCGAATCGTTTTCATTCTCCGAACCGATGGAGATGCACATTCCTGTTTTCCCTTTTCGGTTCGCGGAAATGGAGGCAATTATCGTTCCATTTTCGATCTCGGACATAATTTGCCCAAGTTTTGCGACATCCGTGAAATCGGGTTTAGACATGAGATGAGGCGTACCGGACAATTTGGCAACATTCGGTTCGTTAAAGTTAAAAACTTTGGGTGCTTTATTGACAAGAACGCTAACGATCTTATCATCAGTCAAATCGAAAAACCTTTCCCCAATTGTGTCAATGATCTCGTGCAATGGAACACCGCACAATCGTTCGTTCAAGATTGATACGACAAGTGGAAGACGATGCGGTTTGATTTCCGTGGCTATATCCAAAACGATTGTGTGGATTAGACCGGAGCGGATTTGAATTACGACGAGAATCCTATCGCTGGAAATAGAAACCAGATCGATTTTCTCGAATATCCCCTGTGTGATTTTCGGAGCGACTACTACCGCAAGTTCCTGAGTTAGTTCGCTGAGCAGATGCGAAGTTTTTTCCATGATAAACAACATGTCCGATGAAGCTTCTGCCAGTTCCGTTTCGATGACTCGTCGCGCGGTTTCGTGTACCAGCGAGAAGTGAACAATCGAATTGACGTATTGGCGATATCCGTTATCTGTCGGAATTCTACCTGCGGAAAAGTGTGGCTGGATGAGAAATCCTTTTTCCTCCAAATCCGCCATAACATTTCGGATGGTTGCCGAGCTGATGTCTGAAATATATTTGTCCTGAACCTGCTTTGAACTGACCGGCAAAGCCGTTTGTACAAAATCCGTCACAACTGCTTTTAACACAGCCTTTTCGCGTTCGTTATGAATATCCACCGTCCTGTAATGTTTTCTCATGTCAGCCGAATTTAATTTTTAGCGCCTGTTAATCCAAGATAAATGACGCGCAACTTTTACCCCGCTCCACTCCAATATTTTGTCCAACCTTGAATGAATTTATTTTAGGAATTTGCGGATAGCGCGCGTGCTTCCAATCAATCCCAAAGCACCACCAAAGAGGATGATTCCTGCGTAGAAACGATAACTGACGATCGCGCGGTAAGAAATGATTGTTTGAAGATAATTGTTTAAAAAATAAAAAACGAGTGCGATGAAAATCGAAGCAACCATGGCACCAATAAATCCTTGTAAAGTTCCTTCAATCAAAAACGGCGCACGGATAAAATTATTTGTCGCACCAACCAATTTCATTGTAGAAATTACATCGCGTCTTGCTACGATCGTCATCTTAATCGAGTTGGAAATAAGAAGAATAGAAATCAATGTTAAAAACGCGAAAACCGTGAAAACCGTCGTCAGCGTATATCGCTGGTACTTCTCGAGAAGAATGAGAAAATTTTTCCTGTATTTGGCTTCATCAACCAATGAAATGCCCGAAACGATTCCGGATATTTCTTCCATTCTGGCCAAATTTCGAAATTCCGGCTTTAGTCGAATCGTAAACGACGGCGGTAAGGGATTGTAATCCAGAATATCAAAAATGTCTTCACCGAACTCCTGCTTGAACCGTTCGGCGGCACTGTCCGGCGAGATATAAGTGATGCTTTGAATCTGATTCATCTCGGCAAGCATCTGTCCGAACGCATCGATTTCTGTCGGAGTGGCAGACGAATGAAGAAAAATATCGACGTCAAACTGTGCGCGGACATGATCGACTAAGAAAAGCGTGTCCCTTGCGGCAACATATCCAAATCCCAGCAAAATGATGGAAAGCGTGATAATGACGATCGAGAACACACTACTATAATTTGAGCGCGCAAGCCCCCGAAATCCTTCTTTGATTAAGAACCAGAGAACCGTCATGTGATTTTCGTTACCTCTCCTTCTTCCATTTGAAATAGTCTGGCGTTGGGGATTCTCGGGATCAGTGCGTAATTATGCGTCGCAACGATGATGGCGGTTCCCCGTTGATTGATTTTATTGAGAAGGTTGATGAGTTCGAGACTCACGCGCGGATCCAGATTTCCCGTCGGTTCGTCAGCAAGAAGTACGACCGGATCTTTGATAATTGCGCGGGCAATGGCAACGCGTTGTTGCTCGCCACCAGACAATTCCGACGGATAAAAATGAACGCGATGTCCCAATCCAACCTGATTCAGTACTTCGTAAACACGATTTTTAATCTCGCGGGTTTTATAATAGGAAACATGGAGGCTTAGGGCAACATTTTCGTAAACATCCCGATCGTGAAGCAGATTAAAATCCTGAAAAATCATCCCAACTCTGCGGCGAAGAAACGGAATTTCGTGACTACGAATCGTCGAACTGTCAAAATTGCGAATGGAAACCTTCCCTTTTTCTGGGAATAAGTCCATATAGATCAGACGGAGAATAGTTGATTTCCCCGCGCCCGAAGGACCCGTCAGGAAAACGAACTCGCCGCTGTTGATCGTGAAGTTGACATTTTTGATGCCGGCTTTTTTCCCAAATGTGCAATCAACGTTGATAAAAGAAATCATAGTTTCGATATAAAATTGATGGAATTTAATCACCGGTCTTCAATTAATCAACGCCTTCGACTCAAAAAAACGGATTTATTCCTCACTCGATCGGAAACGGCTATTGAATTCTTGAACAATAATGAATAATTTGGATAGTTGAATATGGAGAATACATGAAAAAAATTATCGCGTGTTTATTATCGCTTCTTTTAAACAGTCATCTTCTCGCTTCAACAGATTCTATCCGATTCGAAGATTATTTCACAGACGAAACGATGCGAGTCGATTTTTACCAAACAGGCACCAAGAATCAAACGACCATCAGCCTTGATGAAATCATTTTGGAACCCGGTTGGGCGGGAAGCTTGACAAATTTATTAGACACGATGAATTTCGGCGAGCATCGCGTTGTAATCCAAGATGCGCAAACCGGTCGTCAAATCTATTCAAGAGGCTTCAGCAGTATCTACAATGAATGGCAAACAACCGATGAAGCCGCAGAAGGAATTTTCCGGACATTTCACGCCTCCGTCAGGTTTCCTCTTCCGAAAAAACCGGTCGTTTTGACTCTTAGTTCCATGAATCGAAAGAACGAATATATCGAAGAATTCAAACACACCATCGATCCTGAAACTGCACGGATCAGACGTTTTGTGCCGATAAAAAAATTCCAAGCCAAGTCATACCAAAAATCCGGAAATCCCCACCAAAAAGTTGATCTCCTGATTTTATCGGAAGGATACACAAAAAAAGAAATGCGCGAGTTCCGCCGAGATGTTGACCACTACATGAAAGACCTCTTCTCCTTCAAGCCATTTTCAGAGATGAAAGACCGGTTTAATGTGTGGTACATTGAGGCTTCTTCCGAACAGTCCGGCATTGATAATCCCGCTTTGAATTTCTATGTAAATACCCAATTCGGTTTAAGTTACAGCACGTTAAATCTGGATCGCTATGTCTTTCCGACCGAAAATAAAATCATTCGCAATGTTGCCGCTCACGCACCATACGATTTTATCTGCATCCTTTTCAATTCACCCAAATATGGAGGCGGCGCTATTTTCAATCAATTTTCCGTTAGCTTCTCACGCATCGATCCAACTGGAGATGCTTGGTTGCCGGATTATGTCTTCGTTCATGAGTTCGGACATCTATTCGGCGGTCTGGGTGACGAATATTATTCCTCTGCTGTCGCCTACAACGATTTTTATCCACCTGACGTGGAACCATGGGAACCGAATTTAACTGCGCTACTGAATCCAGAAAATTTGAAATGGCTAAACTTAGTTGAACCCGGTACGCCGCTACCGACACCGTGGGATAAAGCGGATTTCGATCAACTACCCAGAAATTCCAAAGATCAGTCCCAGTTTCTGCGAAATCAAAAACATTGGGGAAAAGTCGGATGTTTCGAAGGCGCCGGGTATTCATCGACTGGACTCTATCGACCGGCTCTTGACTGCATCATGTTTTCAAGGAATACTGACGGTTTTTGTCCTGTTTGTCAGAGCTCAATTTCGAAAATGATTCGGTTTTATAGCGAATAAACTCGATTTTAAACCAACTTTTAGCATTATGATAGAAATTTTTCTTGAATTTTATTTGGAGTTTCAATAGATTAAAAACGTATTTAGGGAGAGGACCTTCGATTGATTTCAACCACAAAACAGTTCTTCCTTCTAATCTTAATCGGTGCATCCGCCACATTTTTAGCCGCCAGTTTCCCCAAAACCGTTCCCAAAAACCAAACCAGTGAATCCAGTCCGATATTGATCGGAACTCTGAAAATTCCAGCTGTCTTCGTCAAAGGAGGCAATTTTGAGATGGG
This Candidatus Marinimicrobia bacterium CG08_land_8_20_14_0_20_45_22 DNA region includes the following protein-coding sequences:
- the dnaJ gene encoding molecular chaperone DnaJ gives rise to the protein MARDYYEILGVNRSATPDEIKKAYRQIAMKYHPDKNPGNKEAEEKFKVAAEAYSVLTDPEKRKMYDQYGEDGLKGSGFGGAYGFDLSDALRTFMEGFGGFGGFDDFFGGGDRHSRRSSSQSGSDLKIKIPLTLEEINTGVNKKIKIKRLEICEQCGGTGAKPGTSRQTCPVCKGTGEIREISRSIFGQMVNVRPCSNCRGEGTIIEHRCPVCGGEGRIKETKEISIEIPAGVSTGNYKTIHGGGNAGYRKGVNGDLIVIFEEKPHEFFIRNEDDVLIDLWILPSEAVLGAEIEVPTLSGRVNLMIPSGTQPGKLLRLKHKGIPHLNHSGRGDQIVRIQIRVPDNLTEKEKEMYREIGRFEMKKIHKESRYSKIRY
- the grpE gene encoding nucleotide exchange factor GrpE encodes the protein MRRGKMDEQQSTEQVTPIDKEKHRKKALKEAEQKIEELNKQIETLSRDLEDRAKELAESKDKYLRLAAEFDNFRKRQEKEIGQIIEYAGEDILRNILPVLDDLERSIKAKAETENMTTQSMQDGLELIYKKFQKILSDLGVQPIDSLNQSFNPDIHHAVMAREEKDAKPDMVIEEFEKGYNFKQRVLRYAKVVVSK
- the hrcA gene encoding heat-inducible transcription repressor HrcA, which translates into the protein MRKHYRTVDIHNEREKAVLKAVVTDFVQTALPVSSKQVQDKYISDISSATIRNVMADLEEKGFLIQPHFSAGRIPTDNGYRQYVNSIVHFSLVHETARRVIETELAEASSDMLFIMEKTSHLLSELTQELAVVVAPKITQGIFEKIDLVSISSDRILVVIQIRSGLIHTIVLDIATEIKPHRLPLVVSILNERLCGVPLHEIIDTIGERFFDLTDDKIVSVLVNKAPKVFNFNEPNVAKLSGTPHLMSKPDFTDVAKLGQIMSEIENGTIIASISANRKGKTGMCISIGSENENDSLFDFSVITKDYYIGDATGLVALLGPKRMNYLQTIPLVEFMADQVTTIMNEKR
- the ftsE gene encoding cell division ATP-binding protein FtsE, coding for MISFINVDCTFGKKAGIKNVNFTINSGEFVFLTGPSGAGKSTILRLIYMDLFPEKGKVSIRNFDSSTIRSHEIPFLRRRVGMIFQDFNLLHDRDVYENVALSLHVSYYKTREIKNRVYEVLNQVGLGHRVHFYPSELSGGEQQRVAIARAIIKDPVVLLADEPTGNLDPRVSLELINLLNKINQRGTAIIVATHNYALIPRIPNARLFQMEEGEVTKIT
- a CDS encoding peptidase M64; translation: MKKIIACLLSLLLNSHLLASTDSIRFEDYFTDETMRVDFYQTGTKNQTTISLDEIILEPGWAGSLTNLLDTMNFGEHRVVIQDAQTGRQIYSRGFSSIYNEWQTTDEAAEGIFRTFHASVRFPLPKKPVVLTLSSMNRKNEYIEEFKHTIDPETARIRRFVPIKKFQAKSYQKSGNPHQKVDLLILSEGYTKKEMREFRRDVDHYMKDLFSFKPFSEMKDRFNVWYIEASSEQSGIDNPALNFYVNTQFGLSYSTLNLDRYVFPTENKIIRNVAAHAPYDFICILFNSPKYGGGAIFNQFSVSFSRIDPTGDAWLPDYVFVHEFGHLFGGLGDEYYSSAVAYNDFYPPDVEPWEPNLTALLNPENLKWLNLVEPGTPLPTPWDKADFDQLPRNSKDQSQFLRNQKHWGKVGCFEGAGYSSTGLYRPALDCIMFSRNTDGFCPVCQSSISKMIRFYSE